The Acidobacteriota bacterium genomic interval TAATGCATCCATCGCAGTGGGTCGTGACTGCGACTGCCAATGCGATCAATTCGCGGACTTTAGCTCCGAGAAGATTTGTCTTTTTTCCCGCGGCATGCAGAGTCTGATAGCCCGTGACGGTCTCCGGGCTGATCTGCGCAAGCTTCCCAATCGTGGTCAACAGCTCTTTTTGATATTCGTTCCAATCCATCATCATCAGGGTGGCTCCTCCGGAGGATGAGATTACCCTAATTCAGTTTTTGGTGCGCGAGGTCTTCAAGATGTTGGGACCACTTGGGTAGCTCGGTTATTCTCGAATGTAACCGTGACAGGATGACCGTTGTTGTCGAACTTGTAGATGTCGCCAACAGTGCCGCTTTGATTCACTCCTACTCCCAACGCGAAGTTCACCTGCCGTATGCTCATGCCCTTTAGCGCCTCATGCCGATCGATGGCAGCCCACACCTCTGACGGCCAATGCTTGTAGAGTTCGCGAGGGTCATCAAAGAAAAAGGTGTCGTTGATGAAGAGAGTGTAATTTCCACCGCGACTGCTTCCGATGGAGACTGCATATATCTTCGTCTCACCCGCAGGTTTGAAGACCGCCAGCACCTGCTGCGCGCGGATTCGCACTCCCGGCGAGATTTCCTTGCTCTTTGCGTCCGGAGCTGCAGTCGCGATTACGTCGGTGATCTGAAGCTTCTTCAGCGGCGGAAGTATTCCGGCGGAGTGCTTGAAGTCGACGTGTCCGCCCGAACAGGGAAAGTAGTTGAGATAGTTTCCGACCTTTACCCAGACCGTTTTTCCAGTAAGGTCTTCCTTCGCGGATTTCAGATCGCTAGAATGCAGCTGCGTAGGAACCACATAATCATCAGCACTGCGAATGGAATTCGATTGCGTGGTGTTTGGCGTGGTCACCGGAGCGTGGCGCTCGTGATAAATGAGAAGAAGCCGGACGCCGGCAAGCACGATGAAGACGAGAAGGATGATCTGAATTCGTTTGCGCATGAGAATAGAAGGGCTGCAGACTGTCAGCTTGGAAGCATGGTAATCGATTTGTGCGTCTAGGCCGTAGTTCCGGAGCTCTCGCCTAACGTACTACGGAAGAGATGCATCATATCGGCGAATGCGAGATCCGCGCACTCCGGATCGTAACGCGGTCCCTCATCGCGCATGAATGCGTGCTCGGCAGGATAGGTTTTTTCGCGATACTTCACGCCAGCCTGTTGCAGTGCGGTTCGGATTTTTTCGCGTCCTTCTTTCGGAACATGAGGATCAGATTCGCCAAAGATCATTAGCAACTCGCCCTTAATTTCTGCGGCGCGCTCTAACGATCCGGCGTCAGCGTCTTTGCCAAGCCTGCCATCATGGATCCCTGTACCGTAGAAGCAGATGGTTGCGCGCACGTCGGGCTGGAGCGCGGCCCGAAAGGAAAGATGTCCGCCGATGCAAAAGCCGGCAGTTCCTAACTTGGCTGGCGACACCATGGGATGTTGCGCCAGAAAATCGAGTACAGCACGGCAGTCGCGATCAAATTCGGCGACCTCTGTGTTGGAGGCATTTTCCATGCCTCGCACGCGTCCGGCATCGTCAAATGCAATCGCAGTATCGGGTCGCTCGATGCGGTGATAAATCTCCGGTGCTGCAACGACAAACCCATATCCCGCTAGACGTACGCAAGCGCGTAGCATGGGTCCGGTGAGTTGGAAAATGTCGGAGTAGAAAATGATTCCGGGAAACTTCTTCTTATTTTCGATCTTAGGTGCCGCGAGAAACATGCGCAGCGGCGAATTGTCGACAGTAATCTCAGGATAATAGGTGGCGACGATCATCCAGTCCTCGCGAGGAAATGTAAGGATGTCTTAATGTAAACGAATGGCAGGCACGATGAAAGCAATGGTTCTGCCTCAACCCGCAGCGATTGACGCGAGTCCCCTCGTACTGTCCGAAGTAGCAATTCCCGAGCCCGCGGATGACGAAGTTCTCGTCGAGGTAAGTGCTTGCGGAATATGCCGCACGGATCTGCACGTCGTGGAAGGTGAGCTTCCACCCAAGCTACCCAAGGTAGTCCCTGGACACCAGATCGTTGGGCGAGTTGTGCGCGGCGGTTCGAGTGCTGGAAAATTTCCGGTGGGCTCGCGCGTGGGTATTCCGTGGCTGCATCGTACTTGCGGCCGCTGTGAGTTCTGCACACGCGCAAGAGAAAACCTGTGCCCGAACGCCTTCTACACCGGATGGAGCGTCAACGGCGGCTACGCCGAGTACGTTGTCGCGCCCGAACAGTTTGTGTATCCGATTCCTGATGGATTCAGCGCCTGGTCAGCCGCCCCGCTGCTCTGCGCCGGTATTATCGGATTTCGCGCGCTGCGGCTCACTGAGCTCCAGCGTGGGGATACATTGGGCATCTACGGTTTTGGCGCGGCGGGTCACGTCTGCATCCAGGTTGCGCTTCATTGGGGCATGCGAGTGGTGGTATCAACCAGGGAAGACAAGCATCGCAAACTCGCTCTGGAATTAGGTGCGGAATGGGTTGGCGGCGCTCACGACGATCCTCCTGTGGCACTCAACGCTGCAATTGTCTTTGCGCCGGCCGGAGAACTTGTACCCGCAGCGCTGAAGAATTTGAAGCGTGGAGGAACTCTTGTGTTAGGCGGCATCTACATGAGTTCCATTCCGTCATTCCCGTATAACCTGCTCTACTGGGAGCGCAAGATCCGTAGCGTAGCCAACAACACACGCCAGGATGGACAGGACTTTCTTCGCGCGGCAGCCGAAATCCCAATTCACATCCAAGTCAACCTCTTTCCTGTGGATCAGGCCAACCAGGCCCTGCAGACGCTAAAGCGCGATGGAATTCGCGGAGCCGGCGTGCTTGTAGTCCGGCAACAAGCGGAGACAAACTAGCGTGCAAAAAAAAATCTTCTGGACCACGTTCATGGTGCTGAGTCTGATTGCGGACGTCTCCCTGCCGTTACTCTGGGGCTTACTCGCAACCATACCAGCAGCATTCATCAGCTGGTGGGTGGCCTACAGAAGTGACTGGTTTTGAAAGTCACTGAGCGGCGACCTTGATCTCCAGCTTCTCTTTGCCGTTTATGACCACAGACGTTCCTTTCGCAAGATAAGGTCGCAGCGCTTCAGGCGAGGCCCATTCCATATCCCATCCGTTCTGGATGGCAATAGCTGTGTAATGACCCGGTACGACGTCGTGTAGCGTGAAAGTGCCGTCGCTGTCACTCTGGTCACGCCGGAAGAGTGAGGCATTGTCCGCTATGTCCTGCGGAGCGAGTACAACCATCGTGCCGGAGACAGGTTCGTCACTGTTCATGACAGTTCCGTCAATTTGTCCCACCCCTTCCGAAGCTTCGATGGTCAGCTCTACTGGCTCTGCACCCGTAAATTCGAGTGTGCGCCCGCTCACTCGTGCTCCAGTTGCCGACAGGGTACGAATCGCGTATCCCGAAGAGTTGCCGAGAGAGACTACGTAACGTCCTGCATGCGGCGGTTGCAGTTTGAATTCGCCATGCTCGTCCGGACGCGTTCCCATCTCTCCTTGAGCGTTCGCATCACGGAATTGAAGGAAAGCATTCGATGGGGGAGTTGCGCCGTCATATTTGATCCGTCCGTGGATTTGCTCCACAGTCGCGACGGCGGTGGCATCAAGTTGCGTGTCAGCGCTCAAACTGATCTCTTGGGACGACATTCTGGATTCTGTTCCATCGCGGTGCATCACGGTCAACGAGTAGTTTCCCGGCGCAATGCCTGACATTTCCATTTCATTCTGTCGACCGGTCGTCATAACCTGCGCAAAGACCGAGGAATCACCAAATACACGGGCGCGCAAATTGGGCATCACACGTCCCGTTTCGCCCCCGATATTAACCATTGTTACGTGCAGTGAGGGTACCGGTGCAAGCTCAAAGTCTGCCGAAAGCCGATCGCCGGGATGAACGATCAGGGCGCCAGCGTTGTCAACATCGGTCGCGCCAGGATAATACGTGATCGGATACGCAACATCGAGCGCCGGATCCAGATCGGCTGCAGCCGCGGATGAGTCTCGCCTCCGCATATTCACCTGCAAATAACGGCGATACCACGGCTGCGCAGCTACGACGGCATAGTACATTCCCGGCCGAAGATGGTTGAAGTGGTACTCGCCCTCGTCATCACTGTTTACCTGCGACCGGTGCTCGATCAGTCGTTTGCCACTATCGGTGCTTCTCTGGAATAGCAACACCTGGGCTTCGCGAACAGGTTCATTGTGCTCGTCAAGTATGCGTCCCGAAATAGAACCCTCCGGCCGCAGACGAAAAATAATTCCCGTGCTGATCTTATCGGGGCCAACTGCAATGGCGGTATTGAAGTTGTCATGCTCTTCGAACGCCTGCCGGGGAAAGTTCCGCGCTTGCCCAACCAGTGAGTACTTGCCGGGTTCAAGCCCATGAAATTCGAACGAGCCATCCAGGCCAATGTTGGCGTCTAGCGGCTTGGCGCGGTCCGTCGTGGGAACGAGCTGGACAGACGGGTTACGCAAAGCTTCTCCAGTCAGGGCATTCACGA includes:
- a CDS encoding alcohol dehydrogenase, with protein sequence MKAMVLPQPAAIDASPLVLSEVAIPEPADDEVLVEVSACGICRTDLHVVEGELPPKLPKVVPGHQIVGRVVRGGSSAGKFPVGSRVGIPWLHRTCGRCEFCTRARENLCPNAFYTGWSVNGGYAEYVVAPEQFVYPIPDGFSAWSAAPLLCAGIIGFRALRLTELQRGDTLGIYGFGAAGHVCIQVALHWGMRVVVSTREDKHRKLALELGAEWVGGAHDDPPVALNAAIVFAPAGELVPAALKNLKRGGTLVLGGIYMSSIPSFPYNLLYWERKIRSVANNTRQDGQDFLRAAAEIPIHIQVNLFPVDQANQALQTLKRDGIRGAGVLVVRQQAETN
- a CDS encoding alkylhydroperoxidase, with translation MMDWNEYQKELLTTIGKLAQISPETVTGYQTLHAAGKKTNLLGAKVRELIALAVAVTTHCDGCITVHTGNAIKAGATKEEIAEALGVAVAMNAGAALVYSARVMDAYAARTQDEAVAAS
- a CDS encoding dienelactone hydrolase family protein — translated: MIVATYYPEITVDNSPLRMFLAAPKIENKKKFPGIIFYSDIFQLTGPMLRACVRLAGYGFVVAAPEIYHRIERPDTAIAFDDAGRVRGMENASNTEVAEFDRDCRAVLDFLAQHPMVSPAKLGTAGFCIGGHLSFRAALQPDVRATICFYGTGIHDGRLGKDADAGSLERAAEIKGELLMIFGESDPHVPKEGREKIRTALQQAGVKYREKTYPAEHAFMRDEGPRYDPECADLAFADMMHLFRSTLGESSGTTA